The segment AACAATGAGATTTATTACGTCAAAAATTCACATGACAATAACATGTCTGATACAATTtgaaacaatgtacatataaaatttcTCACAGCCAGCAAGGACTGTACAGTGATTATAGATAAATGTTCAGGTAGGCAAAAGAGTTGCCTATTTGCATTGGCTTTGTTTCTTGCATTTCATCAATTTGTCCTGTTTCTCTGAGAATGGATGGCTTTTGTTACAGGGACTTGCATTCTATAACCACTCATACGCTTCACAGCAGAGGTCTGACTCGCCATCGAGCAGTTGCTGTCCATACTCACTCGATGGAACTGACTGTTGAGAAAGTTCTCAGGATTCAAACTCTCTTCCCCACCTCCATGCTTCAGGTGTGCTCGATCATCACATATCTGATGCTCCAAAGGCTGTCTCCTCAGGTAGTTCTGTCGAAAGTTTTCATTCTGGATGTCCGAGAACCTATGAACAGATGCCTTTCGTGGTCGCATCTGTAAAATCACACCATTGACAACCTTCTGTCGGTTTCTTTCAGCCATTTTCTCTGCCTCAGTTTTGATCCTTGGTAATGGCTTTGCATCATTGAGAGGAATGCTGTGTATTTCTCCTGGCCTGAAGTGAGACATGGCATTTAACTTGGCTTGTTCTCTGATGCTGAGGTGAAGATTTCTCCGTTTCATGGCTGAGAGGTAAAGCCGTTCCCATTCGGATTTCTCGGAGGTGGATAACCTGGGGCTGGCCGTTTCCTCCCACTGACTGTCACCCATGGAGGCCAGGCTGTCTTTGGAATGCGGAATGATGTCTTTGGAATGTGGAATCAAAGAACTGTGTCGCCGCTCCTTCATCACTTGAATTTCTTTCACTTCCATCTTCTCGAAAAATCGGGCTAGATTTTCACCTTTGTCATTGGGTAAATTCTTGAGATCTTCCATTGTCTAAACAGTAGAAATGTATATTATAAGATTTTATTGCCTTAATtaatataaattacacaatgtaaatcaatgcatttttgtaatttccATTTAATTTGACAAAACTGCTTTTCAGCAAATTCACTGTTGGACAacttctctccccccccccttccataaaagcaaatataaaaataccTTACCTTTAACTGGTTCGTACTATTGTCGATAgaattttgtttgattttgatgATCACCACCTTCAAATCTTCTTGAATATGTTTTCTTCTTTACGTGCATCTTTTATATCTTTACAAGTCACGTAATCtgtctctgattggttgatTCTCTATTAACGCCTAATTAACACCCCTCACTGGGAGTTGGCGTATGACATTTTAAATTACCATCTTACAGATTTGACGTCAAACAGagagaaaatgtaaatttcttgtaaattgtATATAATCCTTATAATGACATAAGCGAAGTTTCagacattttctctaaaattattttttcatctccttgatatgaagagttttaaaatgatttcagaAATAAGCTTAATAtctatatttgataaaattacCATATTTTGAATGTCAACCAGAGGATAGATCACCTAActagtagctgcaataatgtagccctctccaattttttttggggggaaggggggttagggttagaaaaaaaaatggagagggctacattattgcagctataccTACCTAGTAATGCAAGGGCCCCAGGTATGACACCGGATTGTTCTAAAAAACATTTCTCTACTTTGCCATAGCCTAGTCATTTATACAACATACTAGTAATACATAAGAGCTGACGtactttatattttcatttgcaaCAGCCaggaattatcaaaatatgctaactctaaaacagacatggtaatacgtataccccccccccccccctcagatatttaaattttgtagaATTGAAATATAATGCAAACGAATTGTAtgtgaaatgtcacaaaaaatcATGCATTATTGAGGAGTATTGTGTATGAGGTTATATAATGAAGTCTGTCATTTTATTGAAATCATGTGGTTTGTGGGCCTTagcagtcacctgagtatcacatttaaaaaaaacttgcatGTATATAGGGAGTATTGTATATAATGAGGATAAAATGAATGCATCTTTCAAACCCAGAGAACATATTGAACATCAGTTATCGAtcattacatacatatacatcatCTGGTCCTGATAGTGCAAGTTATGAGCTTCTAATTTCTCACATAATCACCAGACAGACATTATCCATgcaaaatactgtggccatgCGAGGTTTTTCTGTCGATGTCATTGATTAGGATGTCATACATTTCCTATGATTCACGTTAAGtgatacattttgttttgttttcttaaaattttgacATAGCATTTTGGGAAACAATATTGGATTAtaaagtgtaaaccattttcaggtatgctctttctgtctgtttaaataatttttgcatttaaattcaaatgaggattttgaatCTTCTCATTGCTCCTGAATTAAAGCACTTAAAACAGTGGATAAACTATAAGAATGCATGATTCCTTTTCCTTATTTACCCAATCATGTGGAATAGGGAAATTCCACTAATCGTAAACAgcaaatcttgtcccctcggtgaaATTTCCCAATCCCACACTGTACTAAGGGATGTTCCATTTAAACATATCGGGTATCAGGGGAAGgcaggtggggttttttttttttgtttttttttttaaatctatgggtggttcacactggtgagatattgattctatggtgggtgaTTTTTGCACAGAAATTGCTTTTATGGGTGGTTATTTTAACAAACAACATGCTAGGGTAATCTGTGagaaaataatcagaagaaaACATGATTGACAGAGGCAATCTTGGCCTTCTGTAAATTATGCTTGaaggagaaatacatgtataatactatTGAGAATACTGAAAAAAAGTTGATATcaagatgaaaaaatattttgggcTGTATAATGCAAAAGAAATTCTGACTTGGGAATATTTTAAATTCTACTTTTCGAATAAATCAATTTGCTTCTGTAAGTGCCTATAAAGCCTCATTATTTGCCTCTGTAGGTGGATATAGGAGTGTACCAAatcacttctatgggtggtcATCCTAATTTTCAAGTGCCTTCCCCCTGTCCCATGTATATTGTTTCACTGGAACAGTCCTATGAAGGATAATTCTATTTGTCCCTTTATTACAATATTAATGTGTAGATGCAAATTAAGTGGGAGGAAAGGTCACATAAACACACAGTCATGGTGATTCATCTGTTTGCAGGAACTAAAGTTGTTTGTATTACACTGTGGCCAAACATCAATATGGATACAACCTACGCCAGATACAATCGTGATTTTAACACTGACAGCTAGTACAAACAATTCCTATGACAATTTACTATAGACAGTGGAGATGTCCGTAAGAAGggtcaagaaaaaggcccatatttttctttataaatattaattcataaaaatgaTATAGCCTATCAGGTGAATGATCTGtagaaagaaaaatattgtacaCTTGCTTGCCCCTCCTCATCGACATCTCCACTGTCCATTGTAAATTGCTGTAGGGGTTGTTTGTACTTGCATGGGGTTAAAAGCAGGATTGCATCCGGcataggaatggttgtatccaaatgatgTTTGGCCATATGGTGTATAAGGAATAAATGAGAAGATTCTGTACAATCTAatgtttatatttcaatacatttttGTAGCTTTGGGCTGGAGTTCTTGACAAGGAATCAGAAATTTCAGTTTTGGTTGAATGCCTTCAACCCATGCAGCCAGTTACTGTGCTAGATGCTCTATTTAGTTGTTTAGTGTCTACACTAggactttagaattttttttaagaaaacttGCATATTCACCATATAAACCATAGACCCCATCCTTATCATTAAAATCAGAATTGATTGCTTGATGTCAATTATAAGAGTCCAAAAGAGGATTTTTAGAataagaaataatgcattttcatgaCATGAACCAATAAAAGAGCTCACACTATCGACATCATAATCCTAATCCCCAAGGGACCATGAATCTCATAATTTATATCTTTTCTTCTCGATATTACTGTGTATATTCAGATTAGTCATTTGATGTCCATAAGATATTTCACCCTTAATTTGATTTTCTGTAGGTAGGCAAATCTTTTAATTCAGCATTCATCAAATACTGTCAGAATGGCTGTGTCCTATGCTTTCAAAgtatatcaatatatttgtCATTCTCTCTACTTTCAAGTCAAGATTAGGACATTTCAAACACACATTTGTTTTAAACTTTGCAACCAAAAAGTTAACTAAATTTTTATAAATTCCAtttttattcttacatgtaTCAGTACTACATGTTGGTGATAAAAGGAAACAAAATGACCTTTTGAAAATTAGTTTTtatatgatcaatttctgaagCATATTTTGCCTTTTCTCTGACAATTGCCTGATTTTACAATCCCACACAGTGACACACATAACGTTCATTGCATATGACTTAAGATCAAGTAGGCGTATATAATGATAGGTGTGTAGAGATGAATTAACCTATAAATAACTGTACCTAAGGTAACTTGACACCCACTCGACTTAGCAATTATCATGGGTTCAATGTAGAAAAACTAATAATTTCCACTAAATTACAGTTTAATCAACAACCGAAGAAAATGTATAACGCCACCACCTTTATAAAGATGCTAGACATATATAAACAGAGGTATCAATGgcacaagaggcccatgggccacatcactcacctgagcagAGGTTCCTATAGCAATAAATTAGCAATAAATAAGTTTGAGCACAACTATCATCATACAAGCAGCATATGGTTCAGGAAAATAACTTTTCAAAGGTACTAACTatatattcattaattatcaaattcaATCATCAAACTTTACTACAAATTCATTGATTAACATAATCTATGCCCTTGTAGACAggtatggcctttcatattaacaaattttatctatggatgctttgtgccaagtttgggtCCCTATAcaatcacatgtaaaactttaatcccctattgtggccccaccctaacctcaggggtcatgaatttaacaaacttaaatctccactttgtcaggaagctctcatgtaaatttcagcttttctgacccagtgattcttgagaagaagatttttaaatgactccatcctatttttgcatttttgtgattatcttccctttgaaggggatatggcccttcatttcaacaaacttgaatccccttcaccttaggataatttgtatcaagtttgaaattggcccagtggttctggaaaagattttcctatatagtagcatgtaaaactttcttCCCCaaatgtggccccatcctaccctggggggggggggggggggggggggggggggggggggcaatgatctgaacaaatctgaatctaccctgtatcaggaagttttcactTAAATCTCCAGAGAAGAAATTgtttaaagatttccctatatatttgattgtaaaactttgatttcctattgtggccccaccctactcccaagggtcattatttttaaaaatttaaatatccactatgtcagaaaactttcatgtaaatttcagcttttctgacccagtggttcttgagaagaagattttcaaatgacaccaacctatttttgtgtttttgtgattatctcccctttgaacaaacaaactggaatccccttcacccaaggatgctttgtgtcaagtttggttgaaactggCCTAGTGTTTCTGgtaaagaagatgaaaatgcgAAAAGTTTACACTGATGCTGCTGACAACAGactgatcagaaaagctcacttgaacaaatggacattttcattttaaatagcACAATGAAAATACCTAAAATCTGGTTagaataagattttaatagtttatgatatgaatatcatttttagtttagtttataatataaattaattgtaaatatcagggaaatcattgtataacaGATACATacaataaagaaaatatcagcataggagttattgcccttgacctttgaatgCATGACCCCAAAATTTGAAGATGTCTTTGTTTAACAGTTATAATAGCtacctttgaaaaaaatatgaaagttttatCCATTTTTGCTGGCACATGAAAACAAGATATTGGAAAGCAGAAAAGCATTTTCTTGCTCTTGATCTattaaacattaattttttaattcaattttcaattaaCATAGTTCACTGTAGTGATGTGAAAGGTTACTTTCTGGtgtttttgtttccatttgCACAATGATACTATCGTATTGAAGTTATACTGCTCAGTCAACAATTTTTGTGAAGATAGTATTAGATTAGAAAATTATAATCACATTCAGGTACTGACACTATCAGGACTACTTAGACTTCAGAAGTTATAATCACACTCAGGTACTGACACTATCAGGACAGACTATTTCCACTTCAGAAGTGACACAACATCCGGAACCGGAGACATCGATATATCGCGAACCAAAATCAGACACTTTGTAGAGAAAATCATGGACGAACACATACATGCACCATCAAAACTAACAAATGTTACTTGGATTTCACAATGCGTACATTTTGCATTTTATCCATCCAGatttcatttattaataaaaaacTTCCCCATGCTTGACTTCAGCAGTGGCATTTTCAAGACAGAATTGGAACTCAATGAAACCCTAGATCTAATTGGTTGACCGACTAGATCTTACGTAATGAATGGATCTTGCAATATAACCGAGttcgattttttaaaacattttcaatcaCGAGTTGTCACTTGTCCATTCCGCTATATCTTCTTATCATTCCAACATCGGTTCATTCAACAAATAGCTGATTAGTCATtgatacagtacccgcaacgttattcttgacatgataaacgatagaacacgatacacgcacgataggataggatacacgcacgatacgataggatacacgataaacctgataaacgcaaaacctgataaacgatcttcacgatagacctgataaacgcaaaacacgataaacgatcttcacgataaacggaaaacctgatagaaatgttgtaaatttagaaacggtttagacggaacgaaattttgatacctacaacataattacattatgtttacattatgttgataataatattgaaggatttcaatgttcattatatacctacattacgTACAACgcggatttcttgtttcccgcgttctcgcgatgggaaaaaatctaacgcggtaatctataggtaactcaggaaaacctcgttctcatcgcgggatgactatcagctacctgtccccgtcgcggtaacatttgtttaaaacattgatcggttttttaccatataatttctttaatccacggtcgtacgttttttttttaatgccatcacagctaaaatttaaaaaacaataataaaatatatacggcattgaattcattatttgatatctatatgaattttatcagccaatgattctaaaacttatattgtcacctaatgtttaatatatagattgtacagggaattaactaaatgtaatataatgtagtgatatcatgcttcagtagctctcttatgctaatgtatattaccttgagtatgaaataaaaccaagtaatattgtgtgtgtagcgaggagggggttattttgcatcaagctctaagttcacggctcattcaacatctcaagttattttcataacgaccgctttaaaaaaaatcaaccgcactacacctgttagatatttttacactatgattgataattgatagtcataagtaattggaacatatttatttgaattgatattttgttaacaaaactgtttaaaaaacataaacaaaacccggcttgttttaaattcgcaattttgaaacgcttagtgtgtaaaaaaaaattcaaataatcatcaaaaccaacataaatttccagtatctacacgtacgagtattggtacatgtgtacatgtacaaggtataaaaaaaaacaacgatgacagcggaatcgtgcccagttgaacagaattttgggggatgcaacacccttgcacccttttaaaacttaatcttctaaatgtgtgaaatacaatgtccctgagaatgttagctgtcaaaacacgggtgatcagatataaggacgcgcacaagttcagcagttgctatataagtagcatacacgtgaaaaaaaaatctgaagaaaaagaaccattattaaaatatacatgtatgtgataaacaatgtaatttactgatttttcctttcaaatcggaactccctatttttctgttagtgttaattacaaataactgtttctagacaaacaaatgtttatgaacttcagaagaaggagctttcagatttactgtgctcggtttactgtcctactttccagactacttagaattaaattgtgataaattttcactctctctctctggacagacaaatagctcttcttctgccttaaaatcgacaactttaggttctccttcaaatataccgtctttcctcgattcctaaaaatagcttctttaacaaaacgaataaaggtttcggaaagtatcgtactttttcattagattttatatacgatcccgatagtttccgaagctccacgataaacgattttcacgataaacggaaaacctgatacacacaaaacacgatacacgatagacctgataaacgcaaaacacgatagaaaacggaaaacctgatacacgataggataggatacacgcacgatacgataggatacacgcacgatacgataggatacacgcacgatagagcacgataggaatgtcaagaataacgttgtgGGTACTGTATCCTTACTAAATAGTGATGTTGTAATAAGAATTTATGTCATTTTGAAACAAGGTAGAATTCGTAAGTTCCATCCCAGAACATGAGTTAAGCAGCAGAAAATAGTCACATAGATCAATTTCCTTTGCCCCTACACTACATTTAAATGCCTTAAAATCATTTTTGCCAAATTGATGAGAATTCTACAGAACTTTCATGCAAAGTTTTATCATTGGCCCTTTATAAATGTAGTCAACAATAAGCTTGAAAGATGCTTAACTATATGAGGATTCATGCACATCATTCAGCCTTTCTGTTTTGCATTAATAGATTTTTAAGACCTCTCCCAACTTatagtaaaacacggttatagtgaatcTCCAGGTACAATGAAAAAGagttcgttataaccaaacttcattttatccaataacattttcattattttcttatcATAAGGGAATAAATGTCACTTCACAATGAGCGTGGATTTGTTATAAATGGCtttgttataagcatgttttactgtatagcAATCTAACCATTTTAGCCCTTTTAATATTGTAACCCTGCACTGACTATACAGAGGTCTTTGTCACACCCTATTATAGAGCCTCGTAGAACACGAGATATCCCACCACTGACTAACCAGATTATTGTTTGCCACGCCCTTTAGTGCCTTGGAAAACATCAGATATTGTCCCCCTGACGTTGAAGATGGAGAACAATCATCCGTGTCAGGGTCATGGTTGCTCCCCCAATTGTGACCTGAAAGGTCAGATAAAATCAG is part of the Ostrea edulis chromosome 2, xbOstEdul1.1, whole genome shotgun sequence genome and harbors:
- the LOC125681300 gene encoding uncharacterized protein LOC125681300, with product MEDLKNLPNDKGENLARFFEKMEVKEIQVMKERRHSSLIPHSKDIIPHSKDSLASMGDSQWEETASPRLSTSEKSEWERLYLSAMKRRNLHLSIREQAKLNAMSHFRPGEIHSIPLNDAKPLPRIKTEAEKMAERNRQKVVNGVILQMRPRKASVHRFSDIQNENFRQNYLRRQPLEHQICDDRAHLKHGGGEESLNPENFLNSQFHRVSMDSNCSMASQTSAVKRMSGYRMQVPVTKAIHSQRNRTN